A window of the Nitrosopumilus ureiphilus genome harbors these coding sequences:
- a CDS encoding anthranilate synthase component I family protein, with amino-acid sequence MDTFGNAQAKVIPLDLSENQFQIYNKISRNYSHSFLFESLTGPEVLAETSVMGFEPKIILKGYSDKVEIISDGKTKIIQTMDPFSELKKLLGKSDDQSYRYLGGAVGVVNYDAIRLVENIADSYNSKQPLMEFGIYDDGILYDNLHKKLFYFYHDENRFDKLIMNEDTFGEFHSSEVTPNMNKEKFSEIVNKAKKYIHDGDIFQVVLSRKFSFKNQGDNLRLYKTLRNLNPSPYMYHLKQDTKTIIGASPEMLVRITKDKVETFPIAGTRKITDNEEKNKQLADELIHDEKELAEHTMLVDLGRNDIGRVCKYGTVHPESLMQIKRFSHVQHIVSHVVGKLAPENDMFDAFQAVFPAGTVSGAPKVRAMEIIDELETEARGPYAGAVGYFSYNGCCDFAIAIRSIFIEGNDGFVQSGAGIVSDSIAENEFKETEHKAGAMLQALREASK; translated from the coding sequence GTGGACACCTTTGGAAATGCTCAAGCAAAAGTAATACCCCTAGATTTATCTGAAAACCAATTTCAAATTTACAATAAAATCTCAAGAAACTATTCTCATTCATTTCTCTTTGAATCTCTTACTGGTCCTGAAGTTTTAGCTGAAACATCAGTAATGGGATTTGAACCAAAAATAATTCTCAAAGGATATTCCGATAAAGTAGAAATCATCTCGGATGGAAAAACAAAAATCATTCAAACTATGGATCCATTTTCAGAACTAAAAAAACTATTGGGAAAATCAGATGATCAAAGTTATCGATATTTAGGAGGAGCAGTAGGAGTTGTAAACTATGATGCAATAAGATTGGTAGAAAATATTGCAGATTCTTACAATTCAAAACAACCATTAATGGAGTTTGGAATTTATGATGATGGGATACTTTATGATAATTTACACAAAAAACTATTCTACTTTTATCATGATGAAAATAGATTTGACAAATTAATTATGAATGAAGACACATTTGGAGAATTTCATTCAAGTGAAGTAACACCGAACATGAATAAAGAAAAGTTTTCAGAAATTGTAAACAAGGCAAAAAAATACATTCATGATGGTGACATATTTCAGGTTGTCTTATCTAGAAAATTTTCGTTTAAAAATCAAGGAGACAATCTAAGACTATACAAAACATTACGAAATCTAAATCCATCTCCATACATGTATCATCTAAAACAAGATACAAAAACAATCATCGGTGCATCTCCTGAGATGTTAGTAAGAATTACAAAGGATAAAGTAGAAACATTCCCAATTGCAGGAACTAGAAAAATTACAGACAATGAAGAAAAAAACAAACAGCTTGCAGACGAACTAATCCATGATGAAAAAGAACTAGCAGAGCACACAATGCTTGTTGATTTGGGCAGAAATGATATTGGTAGAGTTTGCAAATACGGAACTGTCCATCCAGAATCATTAATGCAGATAAAAAGATTCAGCCATGTTCAGCACATAGTCAGTCACGTTGTAGGGAAGTTAGCACCTGAAAATGACATGTTTGATGCGTTTCAGGCAGTGTTTCCTGCAGGGACAGTGTCAGGTGCCCCCAAGGTTCGTGCAATGGAAATTATTGATGAATTAGAAACAGAAGCTAGAGGACCATACGCAGGAGCAGTAGGATATTTCTCATACAATGGCTGTTGTGATTTTGCAATTGCAATTAGAAGCATATTCATTGAAGGAAATGATGGATTTGTCCAGTCAGGTGCAGGAATTGTTTCAGATTCAATTGCAGAAAATGAATTCAAAGAAACAGAACACAAAGCGGGGGCAATGCTTCAAGCATTAAGAGAGGCATCAAAATGA
- a CDS encoding anthranilate synthase component II — translation MKFLIIDNYDSFVYNIAQYLGELGVGCEVIRNDKITLEQIKQNNYDGIIISPGPGTPEDKKYFGICADVIKDMGPTTPILGVCLGHQGIIHVFGGKVTNAGCVRHGKTSLVKHTNSELFQNVKNPFRATRYHSLVGDKTVIPEILQVTATADDDGEIMAITHKKYLIQGVQFHPESIMTEEGKKILENFINQVKEKKSRSK, via the coding sequence ATGAAATTTCTAATTATTGATAACTATGATTCATTTGTATACAATATTGCACAGTATCTAGGGGAGTTAGGAGTAGGTTGTGAGGTGATAAGAAATGACAAAATTACACTAGAGCAAATTAAACAAAACAACTATGACGGAATAATAATTTCCCCAGGTCCTGGAACTCCAGAGGACAAAAAATACTTTGGAATTTGTGCAGATGTAATTAAAGACATGGGACCAACTACTCCAATTCTCGGAGTTTGTTTGGGACACCAAGGGATCATTCATGTATTTGGTGGCAAAGTAACTAATGCAGGATGTGTCAGACATGGCAAAACAAGTCTTGTCAAGCATACAAATTCAGAGTTATTCCAAAATGTAAAGAATCCATTTAGAGCAACTAGATATCACAGTCTGGTTGGAGACAAAACGGTAATTCCAGAGATTTTGCAAGTGACTGCCACAGCTGATGACGATGGAGAAATTATGGCAATCACACATAAAAAATATCTAATTCAAGGAGTTCAATTTCACCCAGAATCCATAATGACTGAAGAGGGTAAAAAGATCCTAGAGAATTTCATAAATCAAGTAAAGGAGAAAAAATCACGCTCAAAATAG